From Echinicola soli, a single genomic window includes:
- a CDS encoding SPOR domain-containing protein, whose product MVSKNLLRSGLVLGMFLALAINAHSQQLTKDKKKALKKELRKMSPEEYWLLKNQQQEQKVAIIVLEKENEDLKGKLAEQAEDLAIKQNKIEQGEDENVAMTDNEASVTAPSSKPVTSEWGKGVVFRVQIGALTEEEYQKEIPSGFSLDVEHKGDLKRMLVGHYRDYDEADSFKKLMRKLGIRTAWIVPYKDGKRVPLKEVLGEVVN is encoded by the coding sequence ATGGTTTCGAAAAACCTTTTGAGAAGTGGTCTTGTGCTAGGAATGTTTCTGGCATTAGCGATCAATGCCCATTCACAGCAACTTACCAAAGATAAGAAGAAAGCCCTCAAGAAGGAGCTGAGAAAAATGAGCCCAGAAGAGTATTGGCTCCTCAAAAACCAACAGCAAGAGCAAAAGGTGGCCATTATTGTGCTTGAAAAGGAAAACGAAGACTTGAAGGGAAAGTTAGCTGAACAAGCTGAGGATTTAGCCATAAAGCAAAACAAGATCGAACAAGGTGAAGATGAAAATGTGGCCATGACGGACAATGAAGCCAGCGTAACCGCCCCTTCTTCCAAGCCAGTCACCTCTGAATGGGGCAAAGGTGTGGTCTTCAGAGTGCAGATCGGTGCACTCACAGAAGAGGAATACCAAAAAGAAATCCCCTCTGGATTTAGCTTAGATGTGGAGCACAAAGGAGACCTGAAGCGAATGCTAGTGGGACATTACAGAGATTATGACGAAGCGGATTCCTTTAAAAAGCTCATGAGGAAGCTGGGCATCCGGACGGCATGGATAGTGCCTTATAAGGACGGTAAACGTGTGCCGTTAAAAGAAGTCCTCGGTGAAGTAGTGAATTGA
- the fumC gene encoding class II fumarate hydratase, protein MKYRVEKDTMGPVEVPADKYWGAQTQRSINNFKIGGERNRMPLEITHAFAILKKSAALTNAELGVLPQEKADTIAKVCDEILEGKLDDQFPLVIWQTGSGTQSNMNANEVIAYRGHVLEGGSLEDEKKSIHPNDDVNKSQSSNDTFPTAMHIAAYKMVMETTIPGVEKLRDTLKSKSDQFMDVVKIGRTHFMDATPLTLGQEFSGYVAQLNHGLRALKNTLEHLSELALGGTAVGTGLNTPKGYAELVAKKIAEFSGQPFVTAPNKFESLAAHDAIVETHGALKQLAVSLMKIANDIRMLSSGPRSGIGEILIPENEPGSSIMPGKVNPTQAEAMTMVCAQVIGNDTAVSVGGSNGHFELNVFKPMMIHNLLASARLLGDACVSFHDNCVIGIEPNRPFIKKHLENSLMLVTALNTHIGYENAAAIAKKAHKEGTSLREAAIDLGLLTSEQFDEWVKPENMIGGLK, encoded by the coding sequence ATGAAATATAGAGTAGAAAAAGACACCATGGGGCCAGTGGAAGTCCCTGCGGACAAGTACTGGGGCGCCCAAACCCAACGATCCATCAATAACTTTAAAATCGGAGGTGAGCGCAACCGTATGCCGCTGGAGATCACCCATGCCTTTGCCATCCTCAAAAAGTCAGCTGCATTGACCAATGCTGAACTTGGTGTATTGCCACAGGAAAAGGCAGATACCATTGCCAAAGTATGTGATGAGATCCTGGAGGGCAAATTAGACGACCAGTTTCCGCTGGTGATCTGGCAGACCGGTTCCGGTACCCAGTCAAACATGAATGCCAATGAAGTAATCGCCTACAGAGGTCATGTGCTGGAAGGTGGAAGCCTAGAGGATGAGAAGAAATCGATCCATCCCAATGATGATGTGAACAAGTCACAGTCTTCCAATGATACTTTTCCGACCGCCATGCACATAGCGGCGTATAAAATGGTCATGGAGACGACTATTCCTGGTGTGGAAAAATTGAGGGATACGTTAAAAAGCAAGTCTGACCAATTTATGGATGTCGTAAAAATCGGCCGGACACACTTTATGGATGCCACACCTTTGACATTGGGACAGGAATTTTCAGGATATGTGGCGCAGCTGAACCATGGACTAAGAGCCTTGAAAAACACCCTTGAACATCTTTCTGAGCTTGCATTGGGCGGTACCGCTGTCGGAACCGGACTGAACACCCCAAAAGGCTATGCCGAATTGGTGGCGAAGAAAATCGCTGAGTTTTCGGGACAGCCTTTTGTCACCGCTCCCAATAAATTCGAGTCGCTGGCTGCCCATGATGCCATTGTGGAGACACACGGGGCTTTGAAGCAATTGGCCGTAAGCCTGATGAAGATTGCCAATGACATCAGGATGCTTTCGTCGGGGCCCCGGTCTGGAATTGGAGAGATTCTAATTCCTGAAAATGAGCCAGGATCCTCCATCATGCCCGGTAAAGTGAATCCTACGCAAGCGGAGGCCATGACGATGGTGTGTGCCCAAGTGATCGGGAATGATACGGCGGTATCAGTAGGTGGCTCCAATGGCCATTTTGAACTGAACGTCTTTAAGCCGATGATGATCCATAACTTGCTTGCTTCTGCCAGGTTACTTGGGGATGCATGTGTATCCTTTCATGACAACTGTGTCATTGGTATTGAGCCAAACAGGCCATTTATCAAAAAGCACCTGGAAAACTCCTTGATGCTGGTAACTGCCCTAAATACACATATCGGTTATGAAAATGCCGCTGCCATCGCCAAAAAAGCACATAAAGAAGGGACCAGCCTGCGTGAAGCAGCGATCGATCTGGGCTTGCTTACCAGTGAACAATTCGATGAATGGGTAAAACCCGAGAATATGATCGGAGGACTAAAATAA
- a CDS encoding RidA family protein has protein sequence MANNIIYSKEAPAPIGPYSQAVQAGKTLFISGQIALDAETGELINENITEETHAVMKNLDAILSAAGYSFGDVVKCSIFIKNMDDFGTINEAYGQYFPSNPPARETVEVSRLPKNVQVEISCIAVKA, from the coding sequence ATGGCAAACAATATTATCTATTCCAAAGAGGCACCTGCACCCATAGGGCCCTACAGTCAGGCCGTTCAGGCAGGCAAAACGCTTTTTATCTCTGGCCAGATAGCGCTAGATGCCGAAACGGGCGAACTGATCAACGAAAATATTACCGAAGAGACCCATGCCGTAATGAAAAACCTGGATGCTATTTTGTCCGCAGCGGGATATAGTTTTGGAGATGTGGTAAAATGTTCTATTTTTATTAAGAACATGGACGATTTCGGTACCATAAATGAAGCGTATGGTCAATATTTTCCATCAAATCCTCCTGCAAGGGAAACCGTGGAAGTAAGCAGATTGCCAAAAAATGTACAGGTAGAGATTTCTTGTATCGCCGTGAAGGCATAA
- a CDS encoding pectate lyase family protein has product MKRKLLSIAFSVLAVSAAFAQYPKVPAEARAKSDSIMTANQKLSDKAWEKAWPTVMAEMEAGKPYVPWAFRPTDLPQADIPAFPGAEGGGMYSYGGRGGKVITVTSLEDRGPGTLREACEKGGARIIVFNVAGIIKLKAPLIIRAPYVTIAGQTAPGDGVCVAGESVWIDTHDVVIRHMRFRRGETFVGRRDDAIGGNPVGNIMIDHVSASWGLDENMSMYRHMYSPGGDYKDVKRGTVNITIQNSIFSEALDTYNHSLGSTLGGENCSFMRNLWANNAGRNPSIGWNGIFNFVNNVVFNWSHRTTDGGDYMAKYNIINNYYKPGPVTPEGETISHRILRPDAVLSRLDTLVWGRAHITGNIVEGNEKVTADNWKGGVQLNGKKGGEMSLEQAKFYFPRIKSNTPFPMPEMSVISANEAYDHVIAHAGATLPRRDPVDERVIRTVKTGQPEYAEGLNPDDYYQFEHRRLPKDAYKMGIITDISQVGGYPEYKGTPYTDSDGDGMPDSYEQQVGLDSNDPSDAMEDMNGDGYTNIEMYINGIDPAKKVDWTDLANNHDTLENGDLGK; this is encoded by the coding sequence ATGAAGCGCAAACTCTTATCAATAGCCTTTTCGGTACTGGCTGTTTCCGCAGCCTTTGCCCAGTATCCTAAGGTGCCTGCTGAGGCAAGGGCAAAATCAGATTCAATCATGACAGCAAACCAAAAGCTGTCCGATAAAGCCTGGGAAAAAGCTTGGCCAACGGTAATGGCGGAAATGGAAGCAGGAAAGCCTTATGTGCCTTGGGCATTTCGCCCAACGGATCTTCCACAAGCGGATATTCCCGCTTTCCCTGGAGCAGAAGGTGGCGGAATGTACAGCTACGGTGGTCGTGGAGGAAAGGTGATCACAGTCACCAGCCTGGAAGACAGAGGCCCAGGTACCCTGAGGGAAGCTTGTGAAAAAGGTGGTGCCAGAATCATTGTCTTTAATGTTGCCGGTATCATCAAGCTGAAGGCCCCTTTGATCATTCGCGCGCCCTACGTGACCATCGCGGGGCAGACTGCACCGGGAGATGGAGTTTGTGTAGCGGGCGAATCGGTATGGATCGATACGCATGATGTGGTGATTCGCCATATGCGCTTCCGACGCGGAGAGACCTTTGTGGGCAGAAGGGATGATGCCATAGGAGGTAATCCCGTGGGCAATATCATGATTGATCATGTCTCGGCGAGCTGGGGGCTGGATGAAAATATGTCCATGTACCGCCATATGTATAGCCCGGGCGGTGACTACAAAGACGTGAAAAGAGGCACGGTAAACATTACCATCCAAAACAGTATTTTCTCAGAAGCACTGGACACGTATAACCACTCTTTGGGAAGTACCCTGGGTGGTGAGAATTGCTCCTTTATGCGTAATCTGTGGGCCAACAATGCCGGACGTAATCCTTCCATCGGATGGAACGGGATCTTTAACTTTGTCAATAATGTAGTCTTTAACTGGAGCCATAGGACCACCGATGGGGGCGATTATATGGCCAAGTACAATATCATTAACAATTACTACAAACCAGGACCGGTCACCCCTGAAGGAGAGACCATTTCCCACAGGATCTTACGGCCAGATGCAGTATTGTCCAGATTGGATACCTTGGTGTGGGGACGCGCTCATATCACAGGAAATATCGTAGAAGGAAACGAAAAGGTAACAGCCGATAACTGGAAAGGTGGTGTACAGCTCAATGGTAAAAAAGGCGGTGAGATGAGCTTGGAACAAGCCAAGTTTTACTTTCCACGGATCAAATCCAATACCCCTTTCCCTATGCCGGAAATGAGTGTTATATCCGCCAATGAAGCGTATGATCATGTCATTGCTCATGCAGGGGCGACCCTCCCCAGGCGAGATCCAGTAGATGAAAGGGTAATCAGGACCGTAAAAACTGGTCAGCCCGAATATGCCGAGGGACTTAACCCGGATGACTATTACCAATTTGAGCACCGCCGGCTACCAAAGGATGCTTACAAGATGGGCATCATCACGGATATTTCACAAGTGGGAGGCTATCCGGAATACAAAGGCACACCCTATACCGATTCGGATGGTGATGGCATGCCAGATAGCTATGAGCAGCAGGTAGGCCTTGATTCCAATGACCCTTCGGATGCCATGGAAGATATGAATGGAGATGGCTATACCAATATCGAAATGTACATCAATGGTATCGATCCAGCCAAAAAGGTGGATTGGACCGATCTTGCCAATAACCATGACACCTTGGAGAATGGGGACTTGGGAAAATGA
- a CDS encoding ArnT family glycosyltransferase, which yields MKDTKQLRIYLIAILAIISFFKILFTATTSLSLFSEETQYWLWSQNLDWNYYSKPLMIAVYNFIFTGVFGHTDVAVRLSAVLFSAGTAWVIFELGQQMYRDPRIGFWAALMLVVMPYFHLASFFHTTDSSLLFFWALSFYWLYRATESKKTTYWMYAGLASALGMLSKNTMVLAIPLIFVYLLLVDFRQLKQKGFYIYCLVFSLSFVPIIIWNFQHDFVTFKHVGTLGGVEGESKPFDFGESLNYISEYAGGQLGIISAFFIPFLVMAIRRLVKYKERKMLFNLLPAILVWMLFFLISITKRVEVNWPAFAYVTLPLAMAYILTLISQGWRKYAVYATAISGILLILIMKPAPLDAIGFRNVLRPDKDPLARLAGYREMGNRIDVLIDSLELEKHFIFSDSYHLASEMAFYVDGNPQTYTINLGRRKNQFDLWPGIDQFENKGYDGIFIQWNTADRSEVVDGFDKRVLKETHYAIYRGDTVRVFSIEVYKNLHHIDEVKSDSY from the coding sequence ATGAAAGACACCAAACAGCTCAGAATCTACTTGATTGCGATACTGGCGATCATTTCCTTTTTTAAGATCCTGTTTACCGCAACCACCTCTCTGAGCCTGTTCTCTGAGGAAACCCAATATTGGCTATGGTCACAAAACCTCGATTGGAATTATTATTCCAAGCCACTGATGATCGCCGTTTATAATTTCATCTTTACGGGGGTTTTTGGCCATACCGATGTGGCGGTAAGGCTTAGTGCCGTACTCTTTTCCGCTGGTACAGCTTGGGTGATCTTTGAGCTTGGACAGCAGATGTACCGTGATCCAAGAATCGGATTTTGGGCGGCATTGATGCTGGTAGTGATGCCGTACTTCCATCTGGCCTCCTTTTTCCATACCACAGACTCTTCGCTACTTTTCTTCTGGGCTTTGAGCTTTTACTGGCTATACCGTGCCACTGAATCGAAGAAGACAACCTACTGGATGTATGCTGGCTTGGCGAGTGCCCTTGGCATGCTCTCCAAAAACACTATGGTATTGGCCATTCCGCTGATTTTTGTTTACCTGCTTCTGGTGGATTTCAGACAGCTAAAGCAAAAAGGTTTCTATATCTACTGCCTCGTTTTTTCGCTTTCATTTGTTCCGATTATCATCTGGAATTTTCAGCATGATTTTGTCACTTTCAAGCATGTAGGCACCTTGGGAGGTGTAGAAGGAGAGAGCAAGCCTTTTGATTTTGGGGAATCCCTTAACTATATCTCAGAATATGCGGGGGGTCAGCTAGGGATCATTTCTGCCTTTTTTATTCCATTTTTGGTCATGGCCATACGAAGGTTGGTCAAGTACAAGGAAAGAAAAATGCTCTTTAACCTTTTGCCGGCCATTTTAGTCTGGATGCTGTTCTTCTTGATTTCCATTACCAAGCGTGTAGAAGTCAACTGGCCAGCATTTGCTTATGTCACCTTGCCGCTTGCCATGGCTTACATATTGACCCTGATCAGTCAGGGCTGGCGGAAGTATGCTGTGTATGCCACGGCGATCTCCGGTATCCTCCTGATACTGATCATGAAACCTGCTCCGCTGGATGCCATAGGTTTCAGGAATGTGCTTCGCCCTGACAAGGATCCCTTGGCACGCCTGGCAGGCTATCGAGAGATGGGGAATAGAATTGATGTGCTCATAGACTCTCTGGAGCTGGAAAAACATTTTATCTTCAGTGACAGCTATCACCTGGCCTCTGAAATGGCTTTTTACGTGGATGGAAATCCACAGACCTACACCATCAACTTAGGTAGGAGGAAAAACCAGTTTGATCTTTGGCCAGGAATTGATCAATTCGAAAACAAAGGCTATGATGGCATTTTTATTCAATGGAATACGGCTGATCGTTCTGAGGTAGTGGATGGATTTGATAAACGTGTCCTGAAGGAAACACATTATGCTATCTATCGTGGGGATACCGTGCGGGTATTTAGTATAGAAGTCTATAAAAACCTACACCACATCGACGAAGTAAAGTCGGATAGTTATTAG
- a CDS encoding DUF4919 domain-containing protein has product MKKVAIFCFVFLYGQVCVAQYWDFERPDYKEIETAIKDKASLMYYPQLLERFQRADSTLNLAEMRHLYYGFVFQCTYAADEPEKVVDSLDAILRKEVHRDEDLKRIVSFGKKVLEKKPFDLNVMNYQLYALENLKDTVEYKKVTFKMDMIFETLLSSGDGATKETAFFVIDPAHELILMETLGLRPGDNHQSIGKYDFLELAANDIGLEGLYFDLSPYRNFLMHSLRNNNL; this is encoded by the coding sequence ATGAAAAAAGTAGCAATTTTTTGTTTTGTGTTTCTCTATGGCCAGGTGTGCGTGGCGCAGTATTGGGATTTTGAAAGGCCTGACTATAAAGAAATAGAAACGGCGATTAAGGACAAGGCATCCCTTATGTATTATCCCCAATTATTGGAGCGGTTTCAGCGCGCCGATTCGACGCTTAACCTGGCTGAAATGCGTCACCTGTACTATGGCTTTGTATTTCAGTGTACCTACGCCGCTGACGAGCCAGAGAAGGTGGTGGATAGCCTTGATGCTATTCTGCGGAAGGAAGTGCATCGTGATGAAGACCTGAAGCGAATTGTATCCTTTGGAAAAAAAGTCCTTGAAAAAAAACCATTTGATCTCAATGTAATGAATTATCAACTATATGCATTGGAGAATCTTAAGGACACCGTCGAATATAAAAAAGTCACCTTCAAAATGGACATGATCTTTGAGACATTACTCAGCTCCGGTGATGGCGCCACCAAGGAGACAGCTTTTTTTGTAATTGACCCTGCACACGAATTGATCCTGATGGAAACCTTGGGATTGAGGCCTGGAGATAACCATCAATCTATTGGAAAATATGATTTTTTGGAATTGGCTGCCAATGATATTGGCTTGGAAGGGTTATATTTTGACCTTAGTCCTTATAGAAATTTTCTCATGCATTCACTAAGGAACAATAACCTATAA
- a CDS encoding sodium:solute symporter family transporter → METIALIDLSIIVLYIILMVVVGLWFGRRNNDTTSGYFLAGKSLTWGVIGASLFASNISTVHLVGLAESGFIDGIVWGNFEWFSAFELIILAYVFVPFFLRSQVATLPEFLEKRYDSRSRVILAVFSILAALFMHIGVSFYAGAVVFEKIFGMDIMVSILIIAAATGIYTIIGGLTSVVVTETVQTVILILGSLMITVLAIWKLPEVGIESYEALKEAVDPDRFKAVSFSSEQKGFTFMDMMLGHFVLGIWYWCTDQTIVQRILGAKSEREAKLGAIFAGFLKILPVFIMVVPGILAFALFRDQIGDETKSVLPIMIINLLPVGLKGLMIAALLAAVMSSVAAALNSCSTLVVFDVFQKLAPGLSDRQRVRIGKLTGLVVLVLAVLWSPFLGDLGGIFELINQMFSIFAPSIVAVFLWGVLSPRGTANAAFWTLLGGSLFAVTVFIIEKYIPIHGISNYVSSAEGLGINWLWQTFVFFLISSGLYWCISILDQTVQTIPSNFYLKTKSPSKQVNLLTLLLIVIMLVIYYLFY, encoded by the coding sequence ATGGAAACAATAGCCCTAATCGACCTATCCATAATCGTCCTCTACATTATTTTAATGGTAGTGGTGGGACTCTGGTTTGGCCGGAGAAATAATGACACCACCTCAGGATACTTCTTGGCGGGGAAATCACTCACTTGGGGAGTCATCGGCGCGTCTCTTTTTGCCTCCAATATTTCTACCGTTCATTTGGTAGGATTGGCCGAATCAGGTTTTATAGATGGTATCGTATGGGGAAATTTCGAATGGTTCTCCGCTTTTGAGCTGATCATACTTGCCTATGTTTTCGTGCCTTTTTTCTTACGCAGCCAAGTGGCCACCCTCCCGGAATTTCTCGAAAAACGCTACGATAGCCGATCGCGCGTCATCCTCGCTGTCTTCAGCATCCTGGCAGCACTGTTTATGCATATCGGGGTAAGCTTTTATGCAGGTGCGGTCGTCTTTGAAAAGATATTTGGGATGGACATCATGGTCTCCATCCTGATCATCGCCGCCGCCACAGGCATATACACCATCATTGGCGGGCTGACTTCTGTAGTAGTCACCGAAACGGTACAAACCGTTATCTTGATCTTGGGGTCTTTGATGATTACTGTTTTGGCCATCTGGAAGCTTCCTGAAGTAGGAATAGAGTCTTACGAAGCACTGAAGGAAGCAGTGGATCCGGACCGGTTTAAAGCCGTAAGCTTTAGCAGCGAACAAAAGGGGTTCACGTTTATGGACATGATGCTGGGCCATTTTGTGCTGGGGATTTGGTATTGGTGTACCGACCAGACCATCGTCCAACGTATCTTGGGTGCCAAATCCGAAAGAGAAGCTAAGCTGGGAGCAATCTTTGCTGGTTTTTTAAAGATACTTCCTGTCTTCATCATGGTTGTTCCCGGGATTTTGGCCTTTGCGCTCTTCCGTGACCAAATAGGTGATGAAACGAAAAGTGTCCTGCCGATAATGATCATCAATCTTTTGCCCGTTGGGCTAAAAGGACTGATGATAGCCGCACTGCTGGCGGCCGTCATGAGCAGTGTAGCGGCTGCACTGAACAGTTGCTCTACGTTGGTCGTATTTGATGTTTTTCAAAAGCTGGCCCCAGGATTATCAGACCGACAGCGTGTACGAATAGGTAAATTAACTGGTTTAGTTGTATTGGTTCTAGCAGTACTCTGGTCTCCTTTTTTGGGAGATCTAGGTGGGATTTTCGAATTGATCAATCAGATGTTCAGCATTTTTGCACCCTCGATTGTGGCGGTATTCCTCTGGGGTGTGCTCTCACCAAGAGGAACGGCCAATGCCGCATTCTGGACCTTGCTGGGAGGTAGTCTTTTTGCCGTGACGGTCTTTATCATCGAAAAATACATCCCCATTCATGGCATCAGCAATTACGTTTCCAGTGCGGAAGGGCTAGGGATCAATTGGCTATGGCAAACTTTTGTGTTTTTCCTGATTTCCTCTGGCCTATACTGGTGCATCAGTATCTTGGACCAAACTGTACAGACTATTCCCAGTAATTTCTACCTGAAAACAAAAAGCCCTTCAAAACAGGTCAATCTGCTGACACTATTGCTAATAGTGATTATGTTGGTCATTTATTACCTGTTTTACTGA
- a CDS encoding enolase C-terminal domain-like protein, with the protein MSNSVVIKKVMADDVRFPLKNGAGSDAIHTTPTYAYAVCKLITDNGYEGVGLAFTLGEGNNLVSDAIAYLGKHVQGKEINELMADFGKTYRTMMDDPNLRWLGPHKGVVHLALAAVVNACYDLWAKSHEIPLWQLLIDLPPEKLVNTLDFSYCEDILTRNEAIAMLQSKSSGKVRRKKILELGYPGYDTSIGWFNYSDEQVTDNIRRAMDMGFTAMKLKVGSAMAERDIRRAKLVREIAGDDATIMFDANQQWNLPQAIAICKELLPLNPYWIEEPTHPDDVEAHVRLAQEVPVKIALGEHVPNKVIFKNFLQSGCVSFNQVDAVRVGGVSEFIMISLLSKKFNVPVVPHVGDMGQIHQHLVLFNHITMDHPALLLEHIPHLKDYFVHPVNIVEGRYQTPQAPGMSTELKG; encoded by the coding sequence ATGAGTAACTCAGTAGTGATCAAAAAGGTAATGGCGGACGATGTTCGCTTTCCACTTAAAAACGGGGCTGGATCAGATGCCATACACACCACGCCAACCTATGCCTACGCGGTATGTAAGCTAATCACCGACAATGGCTACGAAGGAGTAGGCTTGGCCTTTACCTTAGGCGAGGGAAATAACCTGGTCAGTGATGCCATTGCGTATCTGGGCAAGCACGTGCAGGGCAAGGAAATCAACGAGCTTATGGCTGATTTTGGAAAAACCTATCGCACCATGATGGATGACCCTAACCTTCGGTGGCTCGGCCCACATAAGGGGGTGGTACACTTAGCATTGGCTGCTGTGGTAAACGCTTGCTATGATCTCTGGGCAAAGTCCCACGAAATACCATTATGGCAATTGCTGATTGACCTACCTCCGGAAAAGCTGGTGAATACCTTGGATTTTTCTTACTGCGAGGATATTTTGACCCGCAATGAAGCCATTGCCATGCTCCAGTCCAAGAGCAGCGGAAAAGTTAGGCGAAAGAAAATCCTGGAGTTGGGCTACCCTGGCTATGACACGTCCATTGGCTGGTTCAATTACTCGGACGAGCAGGTCACTGATAATATCCGGAGGGCCATGGACATGGGCTTTACTGCCATGAAATTAAAAGTGGGCAGTGCCATGGCCGAGCGGGACATCAGAAGAGCCAAATTGGTCAGGGAAATTGCCGGCGATGATGCTACGATCATGTTTGATGCCAATCAGCAATGGAACCTGCCACAGGCCATTGCGATTTGCAAAGAGTTACTTCCTCTCAATCCGTACTGGATAGAGGAGCCTACGCATCCAGATGACGTGGAAGCGCACGTTCGCCTTGCCCAAGAAGTTCCTGTGAAAATTGCCCTTGGGGAGCACGTACCCAATAAGGTCATTTTTAAGAATTTTCTTCAGTCGGGATGTGTGAGCTTTAATCAGGTAGATGCCGTTCGTGTCGGCGGGGTTTCGGAATTTATCATGATCAGCTTACTGTCAAAAAAATTCAATGTACCCGTGGTACCTCATGTGGGCGATATGGGGCAGATTCATCAGCATCTGGTACTGTTTAATCATATTACCATGGATCATCCGGCCCTGCTGCTAGAGCACATTCCACATCTCAAGGATTATTTTGTCCATCCTGTAAACATCGTGGAAGGCCGTTATCAGACGCCACAGGCACCGGGTATGAGTACAGAGCTAAAGGGGTAA
- a CDS encoding PepSY-associated TM helix domain-containing protein, whose translation MDNKLLWKIHNWIGLYVGVVIAFLSITGAAALFRPEVDRLLNPLLTKVTPQPDQVSLTTAVEAVLATHPNHELFEIELPKEYLDTWNIRLRPKDPDPIQPTVWEVFVNPYSGEVLGERNYFKSFSYFLRNIHVRLYEAQYGRQLVGLAGIALLISTITGLLIYGRFTKKQAFGKIRKKNLRITQADLHKFVGISALAFNLAIAITGAWLGLQVYLMQGFDMKQPNGFVRNEKVFTADQDANYALDYEAVLETTGKEFPALKVWNIRPTTNGEGIIQVLGNVQGQAYERRSNKLFLDKKDFSVQRKYNISDQGFGDKLYYVQESFHFGDFGGLPLKLLYCVLALGSAFLSLSGFIIFLERTKKARSQRSDYVPLRPLLIRWGGGMAAFIIVVAILSTNFGIAVPSLLVTTGIYGFFLYLIIKAIWRRFVGSRPFSGTSDSMA comes from the coding sequence ATGGATAATAAGTTACTTTGGAAGATTCACAATTGGATAGGCCTGTATGTTGGGGTGGTGATCGCCTTTCTCAGCATTACGGGTGCGGCTGCCCTTTTCCGGCCGGAAGTGGACAGGCTGCTGAATCCCCTTTTGACCAAAGTAACACCTCAGCCAGATCAGGTTTCCCTCACCACTGCGGTCGAAGCGGTACTGGCTACGCATCCGAATCACGAGCTCTTTGAGATAGAACTTCCTAAGGAATATCTGGACACTTGGAACATCCGTCTTCGTCCTAAAGATCCTGACCCCATACAGCCCACTGTTTGGGAGGTCTTTGTGAATCCTTATTCGGGCGAAGTGCTGGGAGAACGTAATTATTTTAAAAGTTTCAGCTATTTTCTGAGAAACATCCATGTGAGACTTTATGAAGCCCAGTATGGAAGACAGCTCGTAGGCCTCGCTGGAATAGCCCTGCTTATTTCCACCATTACAGGTCTGCTCATCTACGGAAGATTTACCAAGAAACAGGCTTTTGGTAAAATACGAAAGAAAAACCTACGGATTACCCAGGCAGATTTACATAAATTCGTCGGTATCAGTGCCCTCGCTTTTAATCTGGCCATAGCCATTACCGGTGCTTGGCTGGGACTACAGGTTTACCTGATGCAAGGCTTCGACATGAAGCAGCCAAATGGCTTTGTACGGAATGAGAAGGTATTTACTGCTGATCAAGACGCCAACTATGCATTGGATTATGAAGCAGTACTGGAAACGACTGGAAAGGAATTCCCAGCACTAAAGGTCTGGAATATCCGTCCCACCACTAACGGTGAAGGCATTATCCAAGTCCTCGGAAATGTCCAAGGGCAAGCCTATGAAAGAAGGTCCAACAAGCTCTTTCTGGACAAAAAGGACTTTAGTGTCCAGCGTAAATACAATATCAGCGATCAGGGTTTTGGGGACAAGCTTTATTATGTCCAGGAATCCTTCCATTTTGGGGATTTTGGCGGATTGCCGCTAAAACTTCTCTACTGCGTACTGGCACTGGGCTCTGCGTTTCTTTCCCTGAGTGGATTTATCATTTTCCTGGAACGTACCAAGAAGGCACGTTCGCAGAGGTCCGATTACGTACCACTGAGGCCTCTGCTGATACGTTGGGGAGGAGGAATGGCTGCGTTTATCATCGTGGTGGCCATCCTTAGCACCAATTTTGGCATAGCGGTACCTTCCTTGCTGGTAACGACGGGTATTTATGGGTTTTTTCTGTATTTGATCATTAAAGCGATTTGGAGGCGGTTTGTCGGATCAAGACCGTTTTCAGGCACATCTGATTCTATGGCATGA